The Leptospira hartskeerlii genome contains a region encoding:
- the plsY gene encoding glycerol-3-phosphate 1-O-acyltransferase PlsY, translating to MNELYPYFLPASFLLGSIPFGFLAAKLKGIDIRQKGSGNIGATNVTRLLGWKIGLPVLLLDIAKGAVFPLTVRLVYGDSQELLSLFCGVVAVLGHMFSPFLKFKGGKGVATSFGVFAVLAPGPTLITLIVFLSLKKIFGFVSIGSIGGAVTLPISYYLLSLIEGKSFNTPIFWAIICISSTILVLHRTNLIRLIKGQEFASDKEKYKDQE from the coding sequence ATGAACGAGCTGTATCCATACTTCTTGCCTGCATCTTTTCTATTAGGTTCTATTCCTTTTGGTTTTTTGGCAGCGAAATTAAAAGGGATAGATATTCGACAAAAAGGAAGCGGGAATATCGGTGCTACCAACGTAACCCGTTTACTTGGATGGAAGATTGGACTACCTGTTTTACTTTTAGATATCGCTAAGGGTGCAGTTTTTCCGCTCACTGTCAGATTGGTATATGGGGATTCCCAAGAATTACTTTCCCTTTTTTGCGGAGTTGTCGCGGTTCTAGGTCATATGTTTTCTCCCTTCTTAAAATTTAAAGGGGGCAAAGGAGTGGCGACTAGTTTCGGAGTATTTGCAGTGCTTGCTCCAGGCCCAACTCTAATTACATTAATTGTATTCTTAAGTTTGAAAAAGATTTTTGGTTTCGTATCTATTGGTTCTATAGGAGGAGCGGTCACCCTACCTATTTCGTATTATCTACTTTCTTTAATAGAAGGCAAAAGTTTTAATACACCTATCTTTTGGGCAATCATATGTATCAGTTCTACGATCTTGGTTTTACACAGAACCAATTTGATCCGGTTGATCAAAGGCCAAGAGTTTGCTTCCGATAAAGAGAAGTATAAAGACCAAGAATAA